A genomic stretch from Elusimicrobiota bacterium includes:
- a CDS encoding ComEC/Rec2 family competence protein, protein MPLSWLRRPLVLAALLAVGGLSLAGALGRLRPPRAPELERFLRAERVCLRVLPRSGFAPKRDGERSWLELRAAAPSCAAAPARWIPLRAPVRALAVLPAGDPASAALLPGREALLEGRLRRPRRAANPGEFDEGEFLASRGAAYMFRGRVRDPGAGTPPLALPRAAAAAAHRLLHRRLERRLPPLEAAVLEGLLLGYKGALPPARGREVQDAGVLHLLVPSGAKVGAVLAAVLGLGALFGLPRGARLCAAAAAAGFYTLVVGADAPYTRAWLGFAAFAAGWTLRRESGALQALALAALATFLVEPQEALTAGFRMAYAAVFFIALYALRPRPAERPSAWTRARRALAAGATIQAALWPTFGAYFGRGSLVGLPANLLLIPCAPALMGAGLLAALVPDAWAGPFAALAGALARAFLGVCAVFAAAPFAAVDLAPMGGAATLAWYLALFAALALSRPAAAAAALAAAFLLAWPFAPERAPLEVLLLSQPGGRAALLRLPDGRSVLLDARVRPSLLRGVLRAQGLARVDELWLRGDAGLGRRPAGILSLAGGLRRLRARSAFAQAGAALRLGAAAGGEPPALELRHGALELRLDEDWARVRVLRGGGGDYCIMLASSGFPSSRCAAGRTLSLRRDGAVLIRSDGIDVRVETTRT, encoded by the coding sequence GTGCCCCTGTCCTGGCTCCGGCGTCCCCTCGTGCTGGCGGCCCTGCTCGCGGTCGGCGGACTCTCGCTTGCCGGCGCGCTCGGCCGGCTGCGCCCCCCGCGCGCTCCCGAGCTCGAGCGCTTCCTCCGCGCCGAGCGGGTCTGCCTGCGCGTCCTCCCGCGCTCCGGCTTCGCTCCGAAGCGCGACGGGGAGCGTTCGTGGCTCGAGCTGCGCGCGGCGGCTCCCTCCTGCGCGGCCGCGCCGGCGCGCTGGATCCCCCTTCGGGCCCCGGTCCGCGCGCTCGCGGTCCTGCCGGCCGGCGACCCGGCGAGCGCCGCGCTCCTACCCGGCCGCGAGGCCCTGCTCGAGGGGCGCCTGCGACGGCCGCGGCGCGCGGCGAACCCCGGAGAGTTCGACGAAGGAGAGTTCCTCGCGAGCCGCGGGGCCGCGTACATGTTCCGCGGGCGCGTGCGCGACCCCGGCGCGGGGACGCCGCCCCTCGCGCTCCCGCGCGCGGCCGCCGCCGCCGCGCACCGCCTCCTGCACCGGCGTCTCGAGCGACGCCTTCCGCCGCTCGAGGCCGCCGTGCTCGAGGGCCTGCTGCTCGGCTACAAGGGGGCGCTGCCGCCGGCGCGCGGGCGCGAAGTGCAGGATGCCGGGGTCCTGCACCTGCTCGTGCCCTCGGGCGCGAAGGTGGGGGCGGTCCTCGCCGCGGTCCTCGGGCTCGGCGCCCTGTTCGGACTGCCGCGGGGCGCTCGCCTCTGCGCCGCGGCCGCCGCCGCGGGGTTCTACACCCTCGTCGTGGGGGCGGACGCGCCCTATACCCGGGCCTGGCTCGGCTTCGCGGCCTTCGCCGCGGGCTGGACGCTGCGGCGGGAATCCGGCGCTCTGCAGGCCCTCGCGCTCGCGGCCCTCGCGACCTTCCTCGTCGAGCCGCAGGAAGCCCTCACCGCGGGCTTCCGCATGGCCTACGCGGCGGTCTTCTTCATCGCGCTCTACGCGCTGCGTCCGCGGCCGGCCGAGCGGCCGAGCGCCTGGACCCGCGCGCGCCGCGCGCTCGCGGCCGGGGCGACGATCCAGGCCGCCTTGTGGCCGACCTTCGGCGCGTACTTCGGGCGCGGCTCGCTCGTCGGGCTCCCCGCGAACCTTCTGCTCATCCCCTGCGCCCCCGCGCTCATGGGCGCGGGGCTGCTCGCCGCGCTCGTCCCCGACGCGTGGGCGGGTCCGTTCGCGGCCCTCGCGGGCGCGCTCGCCCGCGCCTTCCTCGGCGTCTGCGCGGTCTTCGCGGCGGCGCCCTTCGCCGCCGTCGACCTGGCCCCGATGGGCGGGGCCGCGACGCTCGCCTGGTATCTCGCTCTCTTCGCGGCGCTCGCGCTGTCCCGGCCGGCGGCCGCGGCGGCCGCGCTGGCCGCGGCCTTCCTCCTCGCCTGGCCCTTCGCCCCCGAGCGCGCGCCGCTCGAGGTCCTCCTGCTCTCCCAGCCGGGCGGGCGGGCCGCCCTGCTCCGCCTGCCCGACGGCCGCAGCGTCCTGCTCGACGCCCGCGTGCGTCCGTCTCTCCTGCGCGGGGTCCTGCGCGCCCAGGGCCTCGCGCGCGTCGACGAACTCTGGCTCCGCGGGGACGCGGGACTCGGGCGCCGGCCCGCCGGGATCCTCTCCCTCGCCGGAGGGCTGCGCCGGTTGCGGGCGCGCAGCGCGTTCGCGCAAGCCGGGGCCGCGCTGCGCCTGGGGGCGGCGGCCGGGGGGGAGCCGCCGGCGCTGGAGCTGAGGCACGGCGCGCTGGAGCTGCGCCTCGACGAGGACTGGGCGAGGGTCCGGGTCCTCCGGGGCGGCGGGGGGGATTATTGTATAATGCTCGCCTCGTCGGGATTCCCGTCGAGCCGCTGCGCCGCGGGGCGGACGCTCTCCCTGCGCCGCGACGGGGCGGTGCTCATCCGGTCGGACGGCATCGATGTCCGCGTCGAGACCACGAGAACATAA